ACGGTGCCTGTAACCCCCCCGAGTACTGCGACGGGCAGAGCGTCGATTGCCCGCCGGATGTGATCGCCAACATTGGAGATGTTTGCCGGTCGAGCGGAGAATGCGAAGCCCAGTATCTCTGCCATGGTCATTGCGCCGTCGACCCCGTAGGGGGTGGGGGCCCATTCGCACCGCGTTGCACCAGCGATAGCGAATGCGACCCCGGAGAGACCTGCATCGTGCCGCCACAGGTCAGTTTGGTTCCGCTGACCTGCGAGAAGAAGGGCACTACCCCGGCCAATGGTACGCCGTGCAACAACGGGACGGACGCCTGCCAGAACGGAGAGTGTGCCAGCCTGGCTGTCAGCGAAGGCGGCGCCTGCGACGGGGACGATTTCTACGTCATCGGCGATCTCAACGGGTTCCATTGCGATAACGACGCGCCCGACGACCTGTTCTGCTGTAAGGGCAGCCGGCTCGCGCGGGACGGCGAGACCGGAACGTGCAAGAAGTGCTGCGGCAACGTAAGCGAGGAGAACGGCGGCTGCCCGCAGAACAACGAGAGGTCGATCTACTGCTGCAGCGGCGAGTGCGTCGACATTGACAACGATCTGGAGCACTGCGGTTCCTGCGGTAACAGCTGCCAGGCGCTAGTCGATACCAGTCCATGCAAGATTAACCCGCAGTGCGGCGCAACAAATAATAATGTCTTCACGCCCGGGATCTGCTTTTACGACCAGCCGTGCGACAGCGACACGGAGTATTGCTACGACGATTGCAACGTTTGCTTCTTCTTTGGGAATTGCGACACCTGCACGGAAGGGGCCCAATGTCTCGAGTACGAGGGAATTGATATCGCGTCAAGCTGCGCTCAGTGCTCGAGTGACGGTGATTGCACCCTGAGCGGGGAGACGTGTTGGAGCGGTTGCGGCGGCGACGGGTCCGTCGGAGTCATGTTCTGTCTGGCACCCGGCTTTTGCGCCAAGGATCCGACGGATTGCGGGAGCTAGCCGCCATATTTCATGAGGTGTCGAGTGAGACGAGCTGATTCGTTGTGGCCGGGCCCGTGAGCGGGTTGGGACACACCGCCCCCTTCCCCCGGTGTTGATTTCGATTGTCGATTACGGATGGTGGACGAGGCCGTGCGGCGCGATCCTGTGCAGGTAAGGGCAGGCGTCTCGCGTCCATGGGGGAGTCCAAACGATCGCCCGTCTCGCGAGACCCGACGACGGCGGGGCCAGCGATACGATCGCCCGCACGGTCGACCATGTCGGCAGCGACGCCTTCAAGAAGTTACTCAATGCCCTCACCGGCCGCCCCTGCGGCTGCGACGCCAGATTGGAGCAATTGAATTCGGTCTGTTCTTACACGTGGACGCCCGCCCCGCCTGTTACTCCTACGCCTTCGACCACCTGCACGAAGCCGAGGACGGATCGCAGGAGTTCTCCGACATCCGCGCCACGATCCGCGCCGCCCTCAACGCGTGTCAGAACTGACGGTTCGATGCCGAATGGGGCGCTGCTCGAAATTCTGTTTGACGACGTGCGGCGAGCAGTACAAGCGGGCTCTGGCGAACTTCTACTTGGCCGCGCAGAGCGCCTTTTCCGCGTCGCAAAGATTGCTAACGAACTCTCCAGCCGAATCAGCAGCCCTCAACCTGTTAGGAAGCGCAGATTCAGACAACAGACGGCTCAGCCGTCCAAGGTACAAGAGGTGTTGACGATAGTTCACGCAGCAAAGAAGGAAGAACAAATCGGTGAGGTGTCCGGCCGGGTCTCCGAAAGGGATGCCGCGGTCAACCCGACCAGCCGCGATTACCGGCCACTCCTGCACGTGCTTTCCAACCTGCGAACAGTGCGGAATCGCAATGCCGCCGGGTAGTGCGGTTGATTGCAGTTTTTCGCGCTCGACGACGGCCATTAACAGTCCTCGCGCGTCATTGATTTGACCACTTCGATCGGCCAGCCCGACCAGTTCGCTCAAGACGGACCAACGTGTTGTCGCCGTCAGGGGAACGGCCACAGTCTCTTCATGCAACGCGAGATGTACGAGAAGGTCGGCACCGGGTGTTGGCCTCCTTCTGAGTTCTCCTCTCGGGAACGAACCCAGGTGTCGGCCGGCCCATTCGGCGACTTCGGCCGAGCGGAACCTCCAGGTGCCGTCGACCTTTCGCCCCGGCAGGTCACCAGCCTCCGCCAGTCGCTCCACTGCACGTAGATCGAGTCCAAGCGCCGAGGCGACATCAGCTATCGTGAGCACGGTTCGAGGCATTGTTTGAGCATCCGGTGGCCACAGAGGAAATACTCGCGTGATTTCAACCGCCCACTATGCGCACGCCGGAGCCCGTCGCTTGGTCTTTTCGCGCAGGACGGCAAGTGGCTGTCGCAGCCCGAGCTTCTCGCCCGCCGCCTCAGCCCGGTCGCAAACGAGACTCCGTACCAAGGTGAGAACCAACTGAGCCCGGCTCATTTCGCAACTCCGGACTCCGATGAAAGCGACAAATCGAGCGTACCCACGCGTTTCCGTACGTCAACGCATAAGTCTTTGTGCCATTGTGAGTACGGATTCTTCGGACGGCCAGGGGGTGGACGGGAATCCCTTGACCCAGGGCTTGAATCTGCGCGGTACCACCCGGTTCGGCGATAATAACCCGGGTGGTCCGCATTTAATGCAGCACTTTTCACTTGACGACCACGACATGTACGCCTGGGTTCCCTCGTTTTAACTCGAGGAATCGCAAGGGTTTACAGATGCGACCAGACCGGGCCGAACGGCCAGAGAGCGTGGTTTCTCGTGTCCTGGCCGGTTTGCGCGGGGTCGTCTTGGCCCCGTGCTCTCCGTTTATCTCGTTAACAGCCGACCCGGCAGTTAACAGCACCGGTTGAAATGCCTGCTCCGGGGTGATCACACACGGCGCAGGTGTCATTTGGACACGGTGACCCGTCACGTGCAAGATCATGATCAACCGTCGAAGCCAAACTGAAACATCGCGAATTCCATAAGGCCATTGGACCTGCCCGCGTCGCCGTCCATGCAATCCCAGGATGGCCTACTTCCCGGGGCCTGCGAGGCCGGCGTGGAGGATCGCGTAGTCGCGCTGAGAAAGGGGTGCGCTGGAAATCTCGGCGCTGAACGCCGACTCGTCCGATGACACGACGACGTGGCCAATCGCGCCGACGACGACGACATCACCGCCAACCGAGGCGACGATGTTGCTGAACTGGCCAGTTTATTGAAAAGCGGTCGAAAAGCAGGATGGCGAACGATCGTCCAGTCGCTATAATTAGCTGACGGACGAGTCCGTCGAATAATCCGAGGCACTCATGGTAGTTGGCAAGACCAAGGGCCGCGGCAGGCCGGTTGATCCGGATCTAGCCGCCCGCCGCGGCAGCCAGATTCTGGATACCGCGGCAAAGATCTTCGCCCAACGAGGTTACGCCGGCACGGACATTCAGGTCGTCGCCGACGCGGTCGGCGTGGGAAAAGGGACGATCTACCGCTACTTCCCAAGCAAGGAAAAGCTGTTCCTTGCAGCGGCGGACCGGGGCATGCGTTGCATTCGCGAGTCCGTGGATGCCGCGATTGCCCCTGTTGAAGACCCGTTGGCGCGAATCGCAGCGGCGATCTCCGCATATCTGCAGTTCTTTGACGAACGTCCCGAGTTCGCCGAACTGGTCATCCAAGAGCGGGCGGTTTTCAAGGGAAGGAGGAAGCCCACCTACTTTGAACACCGTGAAGCCAATCTGGCCCGGTGGCGGCAACTCTACGTGGACCTGATCGCCGACGGAAGGGTCCGGGATCTGCCGGTGGAAGCGATTACGAGCGCGATCAGCAATCTCGCGTATGGAACCATGTTCACGAATTTCTTCGCGGGGCGAGTGAAACCGCCGGCCGAGCAGGCCAACGAAATCGTGGACATCGTTCTCAATGGCTTACTCTCTGACAAAGAGCGGCGGCGGCGCGCGACAGCGCCGGAGGCGGAATCACCATGAATCGACACGTACGGTCATCGTTCGTCTTTCGATGCCTTGTCGTGGCCAGCGCAATCGCGTTTGGCGGCTGTTGGTGCGCGGGATGCAACGACACGGCATTATCCGCAGCAGCGACGTCGGGCAACAACACCAGTGACGAGTCGGCCGTACCGGTGTCGCTGGCGAAAGCCGTTCGCGAGGATGTTCCCATCCAGGTCAAGGCGATCGGCTGGGCGGAGTCAATGGCGTCGGTCACGATCCGGTCGCAGGTCGAGGGTCAGCTTGTCGGGGTTCACTTCGATGAAGGACAGCAGGTCAAAGCGGGTGATCTGCTGTTCAGCATCGACCGGCGGCCGTTTGCAGCGGCGTTGCGGCTTGCGGAGGCAACGCTGCTGAAGGATCAGGCGCTGGCACTGAACGCCGAGCAGGAATACGCGCGGATTGAAGGTCTGTTCGAGCGGAACATGGCGGCGGACCGGGAGCGCGATCAGGCCAAGGCAAACGCGGATTCGACGCGGGCGCAGGTCGAGGCGGATCGGGCGGCAGTGGACGATGCGCGACTCCGCCTGGAATACTGCGAGATCCGCTCGCCGATCGACGGATGTGCGGGAAATCTGCTGGTGGACCCCGGGAACATCGTCAAAGAAAACGAGACCGCGCTCGTCACGATCAATCAGCTCAGTCCAATCTACGTGAACTTCTCCGTGGCCGAGCGGCACCTGCCCGCAGTCCGGAAGCAGTTGGCGTCGGGCCCGCTGGCCGTCGAGGCGGCGTTTCCCAACGACGCGCGTACCCGGGCGGAAGGCAAGCTCACGTTCATCGACAACGAGGTGAACACGGACAGCGGGATGGTGCTGATGAAGGCGGTCTTCCAGAACGATGACCTCAAGTTCTGGCCGGGACGGTTCGTCAATGTGGCAGTAACCCTCTCGATGCTGCGTCAGGCCGTTGTTGTGCCCTCCCCTGCTATTCAAACCGGGCAGAAGGGGAGCTTCGTCTTTGTGGCGGGGAAAGACAACACGGTGGAGATGCGGTCGGTGACGGTTGGCCCGAATGTGGCCGACCAGACGGTGATCGAAGCCGGCGTCGAGGTCGGGGACGCAGTGGTGACCGATGGGCAGTTGCGGTTGCTTCCCGGCTCGAAGGTGCGCGCGGTTGAACATTCCGAATTGCCGTCGGTAACCGCCGAAGGGGTACCCGGGTGAACATCGTAGAGCCGTTCATTCGCCGTCCGGTGATGACCAGCCTGGTCATGCTGGGGATCATGGTCTTCGGGATCATGAGCTACCGGGTGCTGCCGGTCAGCGACCTGCCCAACGTGGATTTTCCGACGATCCAAGTGACCGCCAATCTTCCAGGGGCGAGTCCGGAGACGATGGCGTCGTCGGTCGCGACGCCGCTGGAGCGGGAGTTTTCGACGATCGCGGGGTTGGATTCGATGACGTCAACCAGCTTTCTGGGCTCGTCGCAGATCACGGTTCAGTTCGCACTCGATCGAAATATCGACGCCGCGGCGCAGGATATTCAGGCGGCCATCGCCAGGGCGCAGGCCAAGCTCCCGCCGGACATGCCCACGCCCCCCTCCTACAAGAAGGTGAACCCGGCCGATGCGCCGGTGCTCTACCTCGCGGTTACTTCAGAAACGCTTCCTTTGTACACGATCGACGAGTATGCCGAGACGAACCTATCTCAGCGCATCTCGACGGTCTCGGGCGTCGCGCAGGTCGCGGTCTACGGGGCACAGAAATACGCGGTGCGCATCCGGGTCAACCCAGACGCGCTCGCGGCCAAGCGAATTGGCATCGATGAGGTCGTCGCGGCCGTACGATCAGCGAACGTGAATCTACCCACGGGCGTGCTTGACGGAACACACCAGGCGTTCACGGTGGAAGCCAACGGTCAACTCAAGGATGCGGCGGCGTACGCTCCGCTGGTGGTTGCCAATCGGGACGGCAATCCGGTGCGACTCGATGAAGTAGCCACAATCGAGAACAGTGTTGAAAACGACAAGACAGCCGCCTGGTACGGTGACGTCCGCGGCATCGTCCTGGCCGTACAGCGTCAACCGGGGACGAACACCGTTGAAGTGGTGAATCGCGTTC
The genomic region above belongs to Phycisphaerae bacterium and contains:
- a CDS encoding PTS sugar transporter subunit IIA, with the protein product MPRTVLTIADVASALGLDLRAVERLAEAGDLPGRKVDGTWRFRSAEVAEWAGRHLGSFPRGELRRRPTPGADLLVHLALHEETVAVPLTATTRWSVLSELVGLADRSGQINDARGLLMAVVEREKLQSTALPGGIAIPHCSQVGKHVQEWPVIAAGRVDRGIPFGDPAGHLTDLFFLLCCVNYRQHLLYLGRLSRLLSESALPNRLRAADSAGEFVSNLCDAEKALCAAK
- a CDS encoding TetR/AcrR family transcriptional regulator yields the protein MVVGKTKGRGRPVDPDLAARRGSQILDTAAKIFAQRGYAGTDIQVVADAVGVGKGTIYRYFPSKEKLFLAAADRGMRCIRESVDAAIAPVEDPLARIAAAISAYLQFFDERPEFAELVIQERAVFKGRRKPTYFEHREANLARWRQLYVDLIADGRVRDLPVEAITSAISNLAYGTMFTNFFAGRVKPPAEQANEIVDIVLNGLLSDKERRRRATAPEAESP
- a CDS encoding efflux RND transporter periplasmic adaptor subunit, with the protein product MNRHVRSSFVFRCLVVASAIAFGGCWCAGCNDTALSAAATSGNNTSDESAVPVSLAKAVREDVPIQVKAIGWAESMASVTIRSQVEGQLVGVHFDEGQQVKAGDLLFSIDRRPFAAALRLAEATLLKDQALALNAEQEYARIEGLFERNMAADRERDQAKANADSTRAQVEADRAAVDDARLRLEYCEIRSPIDGCAGNLLVDPGNIVKENETALVTINQLSPIYVNFSVAERHLPAVRKQLASGPLAVEAAFPNDARTRAEGKLTFIDNEVNTDSGMVLMKAVFQNDDLKFWPGRFVNVAVTLSMLRQAVVVPSPAIQTGQKGSFVFVAGKDNTVEMRSVTVGPNVADQTVIEAGVEVGDAVVTDGQLRLLPGSKVRAVEHSELPSVTAEGVPG